The following proteins are encoded in a genomic region of Syntrophorhabdaceae bacterium:
- a CDS encoding ASKHA domain-containing protein: protein EDVISRIMYAQKTGGLEKLQKAVVKTVNGLISELLGTSNTRAEDITHIVCAGNTTMTHLLLGISPKYIMLAPYTPVLTSGVSGFTASGGSETSPAGRGNTTDPGASGIVIPPVRTKEIGITLNEHARVFAFPCVSSYVGGDIVAGMIGSGMFQKENVSLYMDIGTNGEVVLGNRDWLLCASCSAGPAFEGGGIKFGMRAGKGAIEQIKIHPVTCEPMVLTIGKAKPAGICGSGLIDIVAELIETGLIDQNGKFRRDRDTARVRHGEDGYEYVICYASESQVDRDIVVTEVDIDNLVRTKAAIYAGCKVLLDNAGLSYEGLEKVIIAGGFGHYIDIERAQVIGLLPELPLERFVFVGNGSLLGARLFSFSKGFLNEAERVARNMTNIELSNSKLFMDEFVAAMFLPHTDQDLFPGVMERLKNGG from the coding sequence GAGGATGTTATATCGAGGATAATGTACGCGCAAAAAACAGGAGGCCTGGAAAAACTCCAGAAGGCTGTTGTCAAAACGGTGAACGGTCTTATAAGCGAATTGCTGGGCACGAGCAATACCAGGGCGGAAGATATAACCCATATTGTCTGCGCCGGTAATACGACGATGACCCACCTTCTTCTTGGTATCAGTCCCAAATATATCATGCTCGCACCCTACACGCCAGTCCTGACATCGGGTGTTTCCGGTTTTACAGCGTCAGGCGGCAGCGAGACGTCCCCGGCAGGCAGGGGGAATACAACGGACCCGGGCGCTTCGGGGATCGTCATACCGCCTGTCAGGACAAAGGAGATCGGAATAACGCTGAATGAGCATGCAAGGGTATTTGCGTTTCCATGCGTATCGTCATATGTCGGCGGGGATATTGTGGCCGGGATGATCGGTTCCGGTATGTTTCAGAAAGAAAATGTCTCGCTTTATATGGATATAGGGACAAATGGTGAGGTAGTTCTCGGGAACAGGGACTGGCTTTTGTGCGCTTCCTGCTCGGCCGGGCCAGCCTTTGAGGGCGGCGGAATAAAATTCGGAATGAGGGCGGGGAAGGGCGCCATTGAACAGATAAAGATCCATCCTGTTACCTGTGAGCCGATGGTTCTGACAATAGGCAAGGCAAAGCCTGCGGGTATCTGCGGATCGGGCTTGATCGACATTGTTGCCGAGCTTATCGAAACAGGTCTTATCGATCAGAACGGCAAGTTCCGAAGAGACCGTGATACAGCGAGGGTCAGACACGGTGAAGACGGGTATGAGTATGTCATCTGCTATGCATCGGAGAGCCAGGTCGACAGGGACATCGTCGTCACCGAGGTCGACATCGATAACTTAGTGAGGACCAAGGCGGCGATCTATGCGGGCTGCAAAGTGCTGCTCGATAATGCCGGACTTTCCTACGAAGGGCTGGAAAAGGTCATCATCGCGGGCGGCTTCGGCCATTACATAGACATTGAAAGGGCCCAGGTGATCGGACTCCTGCCCGAATTGCCCCTGGAAAGATTTGTCTTTGTGGGAAACGGCTCACTTCTTGGCGCGCGTCTGTTCTCTTTTTCGAAAGGGTTTTTAAACGAGGCAGAGCGGGTAGCAAGGAATATGACCAACATTGAGCTTTCCAACAGTAAATTATTTATGGACGAGTTTGTGGCGGCGATGTTCCTGCCGCATACGGATCAGGACCTTTTTCCCGGCGTAATGGAAAGGTTGAAAAACGGTGGCTGA
- a CDS encoding IclR family transcriptional regulator — protein MYNAPIIKKALEVIKLIIDENKPLGVTEIAKSLSLSKSTVFGILKALQESGFIAKNRTTKKYIVGRELLELAKTILRGGELTTVARPFLEKLAEVADETVFLCVKEDHVVKVVDTIEAKKTLKISSPVGTKIPITASVLCKVFLSPFGNDEIRNFLKERGLPKYTENSITDIELFIEEVEKTRRNGYGLDLEEYMKGVRAIATLIYSQDVPVGAICILGFTGSMTDGKLGTMAMNLFETAQKVSQNLTQLNIKA, from the coding sequence ATGTATAATGCTCCTATTATAAAAAAGGCCCTTGAGGTCATCAAACTCATCATCGATGAGAATAAACCATTGGGCGTAACAGAGATAGCCAAATCATTATCCCTCAGTAAAAGTACGGTCTTTGGCATACTTAAGGCCCTTCAGGAAAGCGGTTTTATCGCAAAAAACAGGACTACAAAGAAATATATCGTTGGCCGGGAACTCCTTGAACTTGCAAAAACGATCCTCCGTGGAGGAGAGCTTACGACGGTTGCGAGACCATTTCTCGAAAAACTTGCTGAGGTTGCCGATGAGACAGTCTTCCTCTGTGTCAAAGAGGACCATGTCGTAAAGGTTGTGGACACGATCGAAGCGAAGAAGACGTTGAAAATATCTTCCCCCGTCGGCACCAAGATCCCGATCACCGCATCTGTTTTGTGCAAGGTATTTCTCTCTCCCTTTGGAAACGATGAGATCAGGAACTTCCTCAAGGAACGGGGCCTGCCGAAATATACCGAGAACAGCATAACCGACATAGAACTCTTCATCGAAGAGGTCGAAAAGACAAGGAGAAACGGTTACGGGCTTGATCTCGAAGAATATATGAAAGGCGTCAGGGCCATTGCTACTCTCATATATTCACAGGATGTTCCTGTCGGCGCCATCTGCATCCTGGGGTTCACCGGCTCGATGACAGACGGAAAACTGGGCACCATGGCCATGAACCTGTTTGAGACCGCACAGAAGGTCAGTCAGAACCTCACACAGCTCAATATAAAGGCATAA